One window of Phalacrocorax carbo chromosome 1, bPhaCar2.1, whole genome shotgun sequence genomic DNA carries:
- the CFAP298 gene encoding cilia- and flagella-associated protein 298, which translates to MVRLHVKRGDESQFLLEAAGSSRLAQLAPLVARIYNGRLKVQRLCSEMEELAEHGVFLPYNMQGLTDEQIEELKLKDEWAEKCVPSGGSVFKKDEMRRRNGHAPNEKMQQVIKKTIEEAKALISKKQVQANVCVTMEMVKDALDQLRGAVMIVYPMGLPPHDPIRMEFEDKEDLSGTHAGLEVIEESEAQLWWAGKELKETKLLSDYVGKNEKTTIIVKIQKKGQGAPGREPLISHEEQKQMMLYYYRKQEELKKLEEDDDDSFLNAEWADSHALKRQFHGVKDIKWRPR; encoded by the exons atGGTGCGGCTGCACGTGAAACGCGGCGACGAGAGCCAGTTCCTGCTGGAGGCGGCCGGCAGCTCCCGCCTCGCCCAGCTGGCGCCCCTCGTTGCCCGCATCTACAACGGGAGGCTGAAGGTGCAGCGGCTGTGCTCAG AGatggaggagctggcagagcatggTGTTTTCTTGCCTTATAATATGCAAGGACTGACAGATGAGCAAATCGAAGAACTGAAGTTAAAGGATGAGTGGGCAGAAAAGTGTGTACCGAGCGGTGGAAGTGTCTTCAAGAAGGATGAAATGAGGCGCAGAAACGGACATG CTCCAAATGAAAAAATGCAGCAAGTTATAAAGAAGACAATAGAGGAAGCTAAGGCATTAATCTCTAAG aaacaagTTCAGGCCAACGTGTGTGTTACTATGGAGATGGTGAAAGATGCATTGGACCAGCTCCGAGGGGCTGTGATGATTGTGTATCCAATGGGATTGCCTCCACATGACCCAATTAGGATGGAGTTTGAAGATAAAGAAGACTTGTCGGGAACTCAT GCTGGACTTGAAGTTATAGAAGAATCAGAAGCACAATTATGGTGGGCAGGAAAGGagctgaaagaaacaaagttGCTCTCTGACTATGTaggcaaaaatgagaaaacaaccATCATTGTCAAGATACAGAAA AAAGGACAAGGAGCTCCAGGGCGTGAACCTCTGATTAGTCATGAAGAGCAAAAACAGATGATGCTGTATTACTACAGAAAGCAGGAGGAGCTTAAG AAACTGGAAGAGGATGACGACGACTCCTTTCTAAATGCTGAGTGGGCAGACAGCCACGCTTTGAAAAGGCAATTTCATGGTGTAAAAGACATCAAATGGAGGCCAAGATGA